A genomic segment from uncultured Alistipes sp. encodes:
- a CDS encoding RagB/SusD family nutrient uptake outer membrane protein, whose product MKTIINILLSGSALLLSASCSKWLDIMPQGMTTEENLFSDYSGYRSALNGIYQQMSSAPLYGRELSWGFTSALAQYYDFGSMSTSQLYTYTEKLDYENKEVLDYLENIWQTAYNTIANCNALIAHVSEADPEIFPYSESGEREMIYGEALAARALMHFEVLRLFAAAPVVDRTAKAIPYSTSYPDRVPTRYTTEEVLEKIVADLEAALPLLEINDRNLDALKSASTRFISNDSRGLFFGYRGTRLHYWAVKALLARVYLYACDYEKALETATEVYETCSEWFPITTKTQAQAITGAVKLYDDIIFAAYDQYLKKNYNDVMLSSLGSTSNFILALRQPKGRFSGETSYDTRYMYTINQPDEEQQEDLYASCKYVKYTSSTGSDYDQEDTQGALIPVLRMSEVILIMAECKARGASGQGDGDISAAVSDLNLVHKVRCSGRKTVSASNYTEFMEKLDLEMWKENIGEGQYFFFLKRLNSPTLVSTTQTIQMEGKYVFDIPDSETNLN is encoded by the coding sequence ATGAAAACAATCATCAACATACTTCTTTCCGGTTCGGCCCTGCTGCTCTCGGCCTCGTGCAGCAAGTGGCTCGACATCATGCCGCAGGGCATGACCACCGAGGAGAACCTCTTCAGCGACTACTCCGGATACCGTTCGGCCCTGAACGGCATCTACCAGCAGATGTCCTCCGCGCCGCTCTACGGTCGCGAACTCTCCTGGGGTTTCACGAGCGCCCTGGCCCAATACTACGACTTCGGATCGATGAGCACCTCGCAGCTCTACACCTACACCGAGAAGCTCGACTACGAGAACAAGGAGGTCCTCGACTACCTGGAAAACATCTGGCAGACGGCCTACAACACCATCGCCAACTGCAATGCGCTGATCGCGCACGTCTCCGAGGCCGATCCCGAAATCTTCCCCTACTCCGAAAGCGGCGAGCGGGAGATGATCTACGGCGAGGCGCTGGCGGCCCGTGCGCTGATGCACTTCGAGGTGTTGCGGCTCTTCGCCGCGGCGCCGGTCGTCGACCGCACCGCGAAGGCCATCCCCTACTCGACGAGCTATCCCGACCGGGTCCCGACGCGCTACACCACCGAAGAGGTCCTGGAGAAGATCGTCGCCGATCTGGAGGCTGCACTTCCGCTGCTGGAGATCAACGACCGGAACCTCGATGCCCTGAAAAGCGCCTCGACGCGTTTCATCTCGAACGATTCGCGCGGTCTGTTCTTCGGCTACCGCGGCACCCGGCTCCACTACTGGGCCGTCAAGGCGCTGCTGGCCCGGGTCTACCTGTACGCCTGCGACTATGAGAAGGCGCTGGAGACGGCCACCGAGGTCTATGAGACCTGCTCGGAGTGGTTCCCGATCACGACCAAGACCCAGGCCCAGGCCATTACCGGTGCGGTGAAGCTCTACGACGACATCATCTTTGCGGCCTACGACCAGTATCTGAAGAAGAACTACAACGACGTGATGCTTTCGAGCCTGGGTTCGACGTCGAACTTCATCCTCGCCCTGCGCCAGCCGAAAGGCCGCTTCTCGGGAGAGACGAGCTACGACACACGCTACATGTACACGATCAACCAGCCCGACGAGGAGCAGCAGGAAGATCTCTACGCGTCGTGCAAATACGTGAAGTACACCAGCTCCACGGGATCGGACTACGACCAGGAGGATACCCAGGGGGCTCTGATTCCGGTCCTTCGCATGTCGGAGGTCATTCTGATCATGGCCGAATGCAAGGCCCGCGGAGCGAGCGGCCAGGGTGACGGCGACATCAGCGCCGCAGTCTCGGACCTGAATCTCGTACACAAGGTGCGCTGCTCGGGCCGCAAGACGGTCTCAGCTTCGAACTACACGGAATTCATGGAAAAACTCGATCTCGAAATGTGGAAGGAGAACATCGGCGAAGGGCAGTACTTCTTTTTCCTGAAGCGTCTGAACAGTCCGACCCTGGTCAGCACCACGCAAACCATTCAGATGGAAGGCAAATACGTCTTCGACATTCCCGACAGCGAAACGAACCTAAACTAA
- a CDS encoding SusC/RagA family TonB-linked outer membrane protein — translation MKKLALPTPLRRRGLGVAVLLLTAVSLFTFRTASAQEADHPKKRMSIAMTNASLDDVLQQIKQQTGYLLLYNSNEIKAVRGITINRQQAPVEEILREVLKGSGFDFSISEDTIVIRLGERPLNSPPQRVTLTGRVTNRATKAPIPGAMVLVKGTTVGTTTDADGRYTLRFPKRQHVVIAVSFLGMESREVAYNNQTELDVQLLDKVESIDDVVVTGYAQVRKESFTGNTTRISREQIVEVSPKHMIDAIQVFDPSFRIAENISMGSDPNSLPEFYIRGQNSITTELNNSADISRQNLTNNSNLPIFILDGFEVDVEKIYDMDPMRVHSITLLKDAAATVLYGSRAANGVVVIESRAPEAGKLRVSYNLTGSVEIPDLSAYNLMNAREKLQAELDAGLYAFDASDVTENTYTTNQTYYQKLNEVNRGVDTYWLSKNLRTALNHQHSIYIDGGENDVRWGIELKYAGNKGVMRDSKRDTYGAGLFLDYRIGKFQIMNRASYDANNSSDSPYSFSQFSHMLPYNVPIDETTGKYLQNLRFGYSTLNPLYEREYLNNFNRSNYRTLQDNFAVNFYATPHFTAKAWITLSQRNYESRVFVDPLSSSNSAFATPQELGSLSVNGSDTFSYDANLLFMYNRNFNKHFLNFSLGGNAVENSYTVNNIKYIGFSTGALNSPNDAAQVDGKPSESKNKTRLVGMFLSGNYTYDDIYLLDLSVRMDGSSEFGSDNRVAPFWAVGAGINIHNYKFLREHPWLSRLKIRGTIGTVGKVGYAAYSARSTYTTSSTSDWYSTGAGHILYYMGNPNLGWEKTRIADIGLELGFFKDRLLFKASYYDKKTIDQITDVTIPSSSGFTSYKDNLGEVSNRGFELDLRYNFYRTKNLEMTIFGNMAHNKNKIVKINDALRAYNELVQKQYEDYDDNSTQSKYAQTYTQYVEGGSIYAIYGMKSLGINPANGKEVYLRPDGTITYEWNAADQVEIGNTEPWAQGSFGLNARWKNISLFATFLYEFGGQRYNSTLVNQVENANLERYNVDRRVSTDRWINPGDVAPLKDIKDRTLVTRPTSRFIQDYNTLQFNSLSISYDFPSKLVKRWGLGMLRLTANIEDLGYYSTVLQERGLDYPYSRTINFTLNLTF, via the coding sequence ATGAAGAAACTTGCCTTACCGACACCTCTTCGCCGAAGAGGCCTGGGAGTCGCCGTACTGCTGCTGACGGCCGTCTCGCTCTTCACGTTCCGGACAGCAAGCGCCCAGGAGGCGGACCATCCGAAAAAACGGATGTCCATCGCCATGACGAACGCATCGCTCGACGACGTTCTCCAGCAAATCAAACAACAGACGGGGTATCTGCTGCTCTACAACAGCAACGAGATCAAGGCCGTCCGCGGAATCACGATAAACCGCCAGCAGGCACCCGTCGAGGAGATTCTCCGCGAGGTGCTCAAAGGCTCGGGGTTCGACTTCTCGATCAGCGAGGATACGATCGTCATCCGGCTCGGCGAGCGGCCCTTGAATTCCCCCCCCCAACGGGTTACGCTCACCGGGCGCGTCACCAACCGCGCAACCAAGGCCCCGATTCCGGGTGCCATGGTGCTGGTCAAGGGGACGACCGTCGGGACGACGACCGATGCCGACGGACGCTACACGCTGCGCTTCCCGAAACGGCAGCATGTCGTCATCGCGGTGAGCTTCCTCGGCATGGAGAGCCGCGAAGTGGCCTACAACAACCAGACGGAACTCGACGTCCAGCTGCTCGACAAGGTGGAGAGCATCGACGACGTGGTGGTCACGGGCTACGCCCAGGTGCGCAAGGAGAGCTTCACGGGTAACACCACGCGCATCAGCCGCGAGCAGATCGTCGAGGTATCGCCCAAGCACATGATCGATGCCATCCAGGTCTTCGACCCCTCGTTCCGCATCGCCGAGAACATCTCCATGGGTTCGGACCCCAACTCGCTGCCCGAATTCTACATCCGCGGCCAGAACAGCATCACCACCGAACTGAACAACTCGGCCGACATCTCGCGCCAGAACCTCACGAACAACTCGAACCTGCCGATCTTCATCCTCGACGGTTTCGAGGTCGACGTCGAGAAGATCTACGACATGGACCCCATGCGCGTGCACTCGATCACGCTGCTCAAGGATGCCGCCGCAACGGTCCTCTACGGTTCGCGCGCCGCGAACGGCGTGGTGGTGATCGAATCGCGCGCCCCGGAGGCCGGGAAGCTCCGCGTCTCGTACAACCTCACGGGAAGCGTCGAGATCCCCGACCTGTCGGCCTACAACCTGATGAACGCCCGCGAGAAACTCCAGGCCGAGCTCGATGCCGGGCTCTACGCCTTCGATGCCTCGGACGTCACCGAGAACACCTACACCACCAACCAGACCTATTACCAGAAGCTCAACGAGGTGAACCGCGGAGTGGATACCTACTGGCTCTCGAAGAACCTCCGCACGGCCCTCAACCACCAGCACAGCATCTACATCGACGGCGGTGAGAACGACGTGCGCTGGGGAATCGAGCTCAAGTACGCCGGAAACAAGGGCGTCATGCGCGACTCGAAGCGCGACACCTACGGCGCCGGGCTCTTCCTCGACTACCGTATCGGGAAGTTCCAGATCATGAACCGCGCCTCGTACGACGCGAACAATTCGAGCGATTCGCCCTACAGCTTCTCGCAGTTCTCGCACATGCTGCCCTACAACGTCCCGATCGATGAAACCACGGGCAAGTACCTCCAGAACCTGCGCTTCGGCTACTCGACGCTCAACCCGCTCTACGAGCGCGAATACCTCAACAACTTCAACCGCAGCAACTACCGCACCCTGCAGGACAATTTCGCCGTCAACTTCTACGCCACGCCGCACTTCACGGCCAAGGCGTGGATCACGCTCAGCCAGCGCAACTACGAGTCGCGCGTCTTCGTCGACCCGCTCTCGTCGTCGAACAGCGCCTTCGCCACGCCCCAGGAGCTCGGGTCGCTCTCGGTCAACGGTTCGGACACCTTCTCCTACGACGCGAACCTGCTGTTCATGTACAACCGCAACTTCAACAAGCACTTCCTGAACTTCTCGCTCGGCGGAAACGCCGTGGAGAACAGCTACACGGTCAACAACATCAAGTACATCGGTTTCTCGACCGGCGCCCTCAACTCGCCCAACGACGCCGCCCAGGTCGACGGGAAACCCTCGGAATCGAAGAACAAGACCCGGCTGGTGGGTATGTTCCTCTCGGGCAACTACACCTATGACGACATCTACCTGTTGGACCTTTCGGTGCGTATGGACGGCTCGTCGGAGTTCGGGTCCGACAACCGCGTGGCTCCCTTCTGGGCCGTGGGCGCCGGTATCAACATCCACAACTACAAGTTCCTGCGCGAACACCCCTGGCTGAGCCGCCTGAAGATCCGCGGCACGATCGGTACGGTCGGAAAGGTCGGATACGCCGCCTACTCGGCCCGCTCGACCTACACCACCTCCTCGACGTCGGACTGGTACTCGACCGGCGCCGGGCACATCCTCTACTACATGGGTAACCCCAACCTCGGCTGGGAGAAGACCCGCATCGCCGATATCGGTCTCGAACTCGGATTCTTCAAGGACCGCCTCTTATTCAAGGCCAGCTACTACGACAAGAAGACCATCGACCAGATCACCGACGTGACGATCCCCTCGTCGTCGGGATTCACGAGCTACAAGGACAATCTCGGCGAGGTGAGCAACCGCGGTTTCGAACTCGACCTGCGTTACAACTTCTACCGCACGAAGAATCTGGAGATGACCATTTTCGGGAACATGGCCCACAACAAGAACAAGATCGTCAAGATCAACGACGCACTGCGGGCCTACAACGAACTGGTGCAGAAGCAGTATGAGGATTACGACGACAACTCCACGCAGAGCAAGTACGCCCAGACCTACACGCAGTATGTCGAGGGAGGCTCGATCTATGCGATCTACGGCATGAAGTCGCTGGGCATCAACCCCGCCAACGGCAAGGAGGTCTACCTGCGCCCCGACGGCACGATCACCTACGAGTGGAATGCCGCCGACCAGGTCGAGATCGGCAACACGGAGCCGTGGGCCCAGGGCTCCTTCGGACTGAACGCCCGCTGGAAGAACATCTCGCTCTTCGCCACGTTCCTCTACGAATTCGGCGGACAGCGCTACAACTCCACGCTGGTCAACCAGGTCGAAAACGCCAACCTCGAACGCTACAACGTCGACCGCCGCGTCTCGACCGACCGCTGGATCAACCCCGGCGATGTCGCCCCGCTGAAGGACATCAAGGATCGCACGCTGGTGACACGTCCCACGTCGCGCTTCATCCAGGACTACAATACCCTGCAGTTCAACTCGCTGTCGATCAGCTACGACTTCCCCTCGAAGCTCGTGAAGCGCTGGGGACTGGGCATGTTGCGCCTGACGGCCAACATCGAGGACCTGGGTTACTACAGCACCGTCCTCCAGGAGCGCGGTCTGGACTACCCCTACTCGCGCACGATCAACTTCACGCTCAATCTCACCTTCTAA
- a CDS encoding FecR domain-containing protein: protein MENTPIDRLLHDYISGRISPEGMQELEAWSRESEENRQILDLIDGNSDLGSELSRMYRYDKERVWQAICEEDRRYMRRKRLFRTLRACAAVLLLVGVFVSGALLYEARERLDSNRNHLPTTVEPGTRRAVLELSSGEVVALSDTLRTELRERNMRIEIDGDRIAYRAPEAAETRKNAGPDKTDPTELFNTVRVPQGGEYTLTLSDGTRAWINAGSSITYPLHFGRERRVTVCGEVFFEVARDARHPFVVTAAGTEMTVLGTSFNVMAYDDEPRVETTLVTGSLRVEANGSQVVLTPGQQAGVEKVSGFLDVREVNVEACTMWRRGLLVFYEESLRSICRKLERWYDVRIDTSSPSLDGVLYTGMVKRHETLNTIADLMNLTNDVVFSQQDDGTIRVVRKPRPKARPAL from the coding sequence ATGGAAAACACCCCTATCGACCGACTGCTGCACGACTACATCTCCGGACGGATCTCGCCCGAAGGGATGCAGGAACTCGAAGCGTGGAGCCGCGAGTCTGAAGAGAACCGCCAGATCCTCGACCTGATCGACGGCAACTCGGACCTCGGGAGCGAACTCTCGCGGATGTACCGCTACGACAAGGAGCGCGTCTGGCAGGCCATCTGCGAGGAGGACCGCCGCTACATGCGCCGCAAGCGCCTCTTCCGCACGCTGCGTGCATGTGCCGCCGTCCTGCTGCTCGTCGGGGTGTTCGTCAGCGGCGCCCTGCTCTACGAGGCCCGGGAGCGCCTGGACTCCAACCGCAACCACCTGCCCACGACCGTCGAACCCGGCACCCGCCGCGCCGTGCTGGAACTCTCCTCCGGCGAGGTCGTCGCACTGTCGGACACGCTCCGTACCGAACTCCGCGAACGGAACATGCGCATCGAAATCGACGGCGACCGCATCGCCTACCGCGCCCCCGAAGCCGCCGAAACCAGGAAAAACGCCGGACCCGACAAAACCGACCCGACGGAACTGTTCAATACGGTCCGCGTCCCCCAGGGCGGGGAGTACACGCTGACCCTCAGCGACGGAACCCGGGCCTGGATCAACGCCGGATCGAGCATCACCTATCCGCTGCATTTCGGCCGGGAACGCCGTGTCACGGTCTGCGGCGAGGTCTTCTTCGAGGTGGCCCGCGACGCCCGGCATCCCTTCGTCGTCACGGCGGCCGGAACGGAGATGACCGTCCTCGGCACCTCGTTCAACGTCATGGCCTACGACGACGAACCCCGGGTGGAGACCACCCTGGTCACCGGATCGCTGCGCGTGGAGGCCAACGGATCGCAGGTCGTGCTCACCCCCGGGCAACAGGCCGGTGTGGAGAAGGTCTCGGGATTCCTCGACGTGAGGGAGGTCAACGTCGAAGCCTGCACGATGTGGCGCCGCGGGCTGCTGGTCTTCTACGAAGAGTCGCTGCGGTCGATCTGCCGCAAACTCGAACGCTGGTACGACGTGCGCATCGACACCTCGTCGCCCTCGCTCGACGGCGTGCTCTACACCGGAATGGTCAAGCGACACGAGACCCTCAACACCATCGCCGACCTGATGAACCTGACCAACGACGTGGTTTTCAGCCAGCAGGACGACGGTACGATCCGCGTAGTGCGGAAACCGCGGCCGAAGGCCCGCCCCGCCCTGTAA
- a CDS encoding sigma-70 family RNA polymerase sigma factor, with the protein MISPTLEELFNAHFRSAAYLAEEIVHSKSAAEDIVQDVFVKLARVDLSKIDSPTKYLYRCVRNAALDYASTHRLRRWEELNGKEVIADEVNFDLSRDDVERANRLHRLYQAIERLSEQSRKVVKLICLNNYSYADAASELGVSLATIKTHMYRSIKALRKFMALFIF; encoded by the coding sequence ATGATCTCCCCGACCTTAGAAGAGCTCTTCAATGCACACTTCCGCAGTGCCGCCTACTTGGCCGAGGAGATCGTGCACTCGAAGTCCGCAGCCGAGGATATCGTGCAGGACGTCTTCGTCAAGCTGGCCCGCGTCGACCTCTCGAAAATCGACTCCCCGACCAAGTACCTCTACCGCTGCGTGCGCAACGCCGCCCTGGACTACGCCTCGACCCACCGCCTGCGCCGCTGGGAGGAACTCAACGGAAAGGAAGTGATCGCCGACGAGGTGAATTTCGACCTCAGCCGCGACGACGTCGAACGCGCAAACCGTCTCCACCGGCTCTATCAGGCCATCGAACGCCTCTCGGAACAGTCGCGCAAGGTCGTCAAGCTGATCTGCCTGAACAACTACTCCTATGCCGACGCCGCCTCCGAACTGGGCGTTTCGCTGGCAACCATCAAGACGCACATGTACCGCTCGATCAAGGCTTTGCGGAAATTCATGGCCCTGTTCATCTTCTGA
- a CDS encoding clostripain-related cysteine peptidase, producing the protein MAVQQLKAAYLQIVRTAGLWLLLLAAALPAACSKQEKESGYNPPAMADRCVVLYMPGRDLDYFYRQNLDGIARAVNATVPGNGRMLVCWQPDNSRTAVLQEIYYDTQSRQCETRTVKEYDSFAAESPADVAALLSDAVAEAPARQYGLIIGCHGKAWVSRTSGSLSMNSADPDRQPEDLWIPAPGALPTRSFGDSGHELEIQELAEVITGQRVRFDYLIFDACFMANIETLYDLCNAVDYVVASPCEIMAAGFPYDRIIPHLFADETARTALEAACREFWEFYEYDWDTISDNEQSGCISLAVMSELEGLATAMRAVKQGTQADFDLNALQSYEGFNNHLFFDLGHYVEMSCGDQGLIDAFNEQLERAFPSSCRLSTEQFYSAYNHRLNPVHFYTGVTVSEPSQNSKAPGCQQTAWYLATH; encoded by the coding sequence ATGGCAGTTCAACAACTTAAAGCCGCGTACCTACAAATAGTCCGGACTGCGGGGCTGTGGCTGCTGCTCCTGGCGGCAGCGCTCCCGGCCGCCTGCTCCAAGCAGGAGAAGGAGTCGGGGTACAACCCGCCCGCAATGGCCGACCGCTGCGTGGTGCTCTACATGCCGGGACGCGACCTGGACTACTTCTACCGGCAGAACCTCGACGGCATTGCCCGGGCCGTCAACGCCACCGTCCCGGGCAACGGACGGATGCTGGTCTGCTGGCAGCCGGACAATTCGCGGACGGCGGTCCTGCAGGAGATCTACTACGACACGCAATCCCGGCAGTGTGAAACCCGGACCGTGAAGGAGTACGACTCCTTCGCGGCGGAGAGTCCGGCAGATGTTGCCGCGCTGCTCTCCGATGCCGTGGCGGAGGCGCCCGCCCGGCAGTACGGGCTCATCATCGGCTGCCACGGCAAGGCCTGGGTGTCCCGCACGAGCGGAAGCCTCTCCATGAACTCGGCCGATCCCGACCGGCAGCCGGAGGATCTTTGGATCCCGGCCCCGGGAGCTTTGCCGACCCGTTCGTTCGGGGACTCCGGGCACGAACTGGAGATTCAGGAACTGGCCGAGGTCATCACCGGACAGCGCGTGCGTTTCGACTACCTGATCTTCGACGCCTGCTTCATGGCCAACATCGAGACGCTCTACGACCTGTGCAACGCGGTGGACTACGTCGTGGCATCGCCCTGCGAGATCATGGCCGCCGGATTCCCCTACGACCGGATCATCCCGCACCTGTTCGCCGACGAAACGGCCCGTACGGCCCTCGAAGCGGCGTGCCGGGAGTTCTGGGAGTTTTACGAATACGACTGGGATACGATCTCCGACAACGAACAGTCGGGGTGCATCTCACTGGCCGTGATGTCGGAGCTGGAGGGGTTGGCCACGGCGATGCGGGCCGTGAAGCAGGGCACGCAAGCCGACTTCGACCTGAATGCGCTCCAGTCCTACGAAGGATTCAACAACCACCTCTTCTTCGATCTGGGGCACTACGTCGAGATGAGTTGCGGCGACCAGGGGCTGATCGACGCCTTCAACGAACAGTTGGAGCGGGCATTTCCGAGTTCGTGCCGCCTCAGCACGGAGCAGTTCTACTCGGCCTACAACCATCGGCTCAACCCCGTGCACTTCTACACGGGGGTCACAGTGAGCGAGCCCTCGCAGAACTCCAAGGCTCCGGGTTGTCAGCAGACGGCCTGGTATCTGGCCACCCATTGA
- a CDS encoding DUF4919 domain-containing protein, producing the protein MKRLLLLVMLLPALAAARVPDEEMILDRTLDAESPFYYPALMMRYNAGDTLTDEEYHYLYYGFAYRDEYKPLATNPDLDKMLLLAAGLDPDRPDVATLESLISFGTDALARDPFSPKVLNLMSFAYGALGDKVREKAYADRMNGILRTIIDSGDGFTEKTPRHVLMFDHALDVLAAEELSYGKARIISRTVEFVPLLVPYVVDGKKRKGFYFDFGRVYWNKPEGYTYKRDRTWQFNNLKPRTYK; encoded by the coding sequence ATGAAACGACTGCTGTTGCTTGTGATGCTCCTCCCGGCGCTGGCCGCCGCCCGGGTCCCCGACGAAGAGATGATCCTCGACCGGACGCTCGACGCCGAATCCCCGTTCTACTACCCGGCGCTGATGATGCGCTACAACGCCGGCGACACGCTCACCGACGAGGAGTACCACTACCTCTATTACGGCTTCGCCTACCGCGACGAGTACAAACCCCTGGCCACGAACCCCGACCTGGACAAGATGCTGCTGCTCGCCGCAGGGCTCGACCCCGACCGTCCGGACGTGGCAACGCTCGAATCGCTCATCTCGTTCGGAACCGACGCCCTGGCCCGCGATCCCTTCAGTCCGAAGGTGCTCAACCTGATGTCGTTCGCCTACGGGGCCCTGGGCGACAAGGTGCGCGAAAAGGCCTATGCCGACCGCATGAACGGCATCCTGCGCACGATCATCGACTCGGGCGACGGATTCACGGAGAAGACCCCGCGCCACGTGCTGATGTTCGACCATGCGCTCGACGTACTGGCCGCCGAGGAGCTCTCCTACGGCAAGGCCCGCATCATCAGCCGGACGGTAGAATTCGTGCCGCTGCTGGTCCCCTACGTCGTCGACGGCAAGAAACGCAAGGGATTCTACTTCGATTTCGGGCGCGTCTACTGGAACAAGCCCGAAGGCTATACCTACAAACGTGACCGGACATGGCAGTTCAACAACTTAAAGCCGCGTACCTACAAATAG
- the dapA gene encoding 4-hydroxy-tetrahydrodipicolinate synthase — MLQHKLAGVGAAMITPFTPDGRVDYEALARMVDYVIEGGVDYIVALGTTAETPTLYMPERAVIAMFITNQIAGRVPLVMGCGGNSTSEVLDQLREFDLRGADAILSVTPYYNKPSQEGLFQHFRTVSEHSPLPVILYNIPGRTGVNMTAETTLRCARELKNVIGVKEASGNIEQMQQILDNRPEGFLVLSGDDGITIELMRRGGDGVISVAANAFPERFMSCINHAKRGDFEAADREYEALDDAVKALFAEGNPVGVKCALSVMGRIGDTVRLPLVAGSQRLRERFKSLIERYDLR, encoded by the coding sequence ATGCTACAACACAAACTCGCCGGCGTAGGCGCCGCCATGATCACCCCCTTTACTCCGGACGGAAGAGTCGATTACGAAGCCCTGGCCCGGATGGTCGACTATGTAATCGAGGGCGGTGTGGACTACATCGTGGCCCTGGGCACCACGGCCGAGACCCCCACGCTCTACATGCCCGAACGGGCCGTCATCGCCATGTTCATCACCAACCAGATCGCCGGGCGCGTGCCGCTGGTGATGGGCTGCGGCGGAAACTCCACGTCGGAGGTCCTGGACCAGCTGCGCGAATTCGACCTGCGGGGCGCCGACGCCATCCTGAGCGTGACACCTTACTATAACAAGCCCTCGCAGGAGGGGCTCTTCCAGCACTTCCGCACCGTCTCGGAACACTCGCCCCTGCCGGTGATCCTCTACAACATCCCCGGCCGCACGGGCGTCAACATGACGGCCGAAACCACGCTGCGCTGCGCCCGCGAACTGAAGAACGTCATCGGCGTGAAGGAGGCTTCGGGCAACATCGAGCAGATGCAGCAGATCCTGGACAACCGCCCCGAAGGTTTCCTCGTCCTCTCGGGCGACGACGGCATCACCATCGAGCTGATGCGGCGCGGCGGCGACGGCGTGATCTCCGTGGCGGCGAACGCCTTCCCCGAGCGCTTCATGAGTTGCATCAACCACGCCAAACGGGGCGATTTCGAGGCCGCCGACCGCGAGTACGAAGCGCTGGACGACGCCGTGAAGGCGCTCTTCGCCGAGGGCAATCCCGTGGGCGTGAAGTGTGCCCTCTCGGTCATGGGACGCATCGGCGACACGGTGCGGCTGCCGCTCGTGGCCGGATCGCAGCGCCTGCGCGAACGATTCAAAAGTCTGATCGAAAGATACGATTTGCGCTGA